Sequence from the Chthonomonas sp. genome:
GGTAACGCCCAGGGCCTCCAGCGACTGGCACAGCAAAGCGTTATAGGTGTTGGACTTTGCCTTGTAGCCTGGAAAATGGTCAACGAGCATGAGTTCGCCTTACCGAGCGAGCGCGTTCAACTCAAGATAGGCTTGGTAGGCCAAACCGATGCCCTCTTCGAGCGAGTGCTGCGGCCTCCAGCCTAGACCGAAAAGTCGTCCAACGTCATTGGTCTTCTCCGGAAAACCGTCCGGCTTCGATGAATCCCACACAATCTCGCCATCGTGACCGATCACGCGCTGAACGGTCTCCGCCAGTTCGCGGATGGAGATCGAGGTTCCGACCCCGATGTTGACCATGTCAGGCACGTTGTCGTGGTCCATGAGGAAGACGATCGCCGAGGCCACATCATCGCTGAAGAGGAATTCGCGCCGGGGCGAGCCGGTCCCCCAGCACGTAACGGGCGTGTTGCCCGCTATCTTGGCCTCATGGAACTTGCGGATCAGCGCAGGTAGCACGTGGCTCGTCTGCAAATCGTAGTTGTCGCCGGGCCCGTAGACGTTCGGAGGCATGCACGTAAAATAGTTCCGTCCGTGCTGCTTGCGGATCGATTCGCACATCACCAGACCCGCGATCTTTGCGACCGCGTAGGGTGCATTGGTGGGCTCGGGCTTGCCAGTCAGCAGCGCCTCTTCGGGGATTGGCTGCTTGGTTTCGCGCGGGTAGATGCAACTCGAACCTAGGAAGCAGAAGTTGGGCACCTCGGCCAGGTGTGCGCCCCAGATCAGGTTGCACTCCATCACCAAGTTCAGCCCGATAAAGTCGGCGGGATAGGTCGAGTTCGCGCCAATGCCACCCACTTTAGCCGCGGCCATGACGATCCAGTCCGGCTTCTCGGCGGCAAGGAAGTCGTTCACCGCCGATTGGCTTTCGAGGTCTAGCTCTTGCCGGGTCTTGGTGACGATGTTCGTGCAGCCTCGTGCCCGAAGAGCGCGGACGATGGCCGAACCGACCAACCCCCGATGCCCCGCGACGAAGATCTTAGCGTCCTTCTTCAGCACTCTGATAAACCTTGAATCCCTCTTTTTGGACGAGCGCATCGCGCTTTGCCGTCTCGAGGTCGGCATCCACCATCTCTTCGATCAGTCCTCGGAAGGTGACCTTTGGGGTCCATCCCAGCTTGATCTTCGCTTTGGTCGGGTCACCAAGCAGGGTCTCGACTTCCGTCGGTCGGTAGTACGCCGGATCGACGGCGATGACCACGTTCCCGGTCTTGCGGTCGCGGCCCGTTTCTCGCTCGTCCTGGCCGTCCCATTCCAGTTCGATACCCACCTGACTAAATGCGACTTCGCACAGTTCGCGGATCGAGTGCTGGACGCCCGTCGCGACGACGAAGTCATCAGGGACGTCCTGCTGCAGCATCAGCCACATCGCTTCGACGTAGTCGCGAGCATGGCCCCAGTCGCGCAAAGCGTTCAGATTGCCAAGGTACAGCTTGCTTTGCAGTCCCACAGCGATGCGCGCTGCTGCCCGAGTGACCTTGCGCGTGACGAAGGTCTCGCCGCGCAGGGGGGACTCGTGATTGAAGAGGATTCCGTTGCAGGCATACATTCCGTATGCCTCGCGGTAGTTGACCGTGATCCAATAGCCGTACATCTTGGCCACGGCGTACGGCGATCGCGGATAGAACGGAGTGGTCTCCTTCTGCGGGATCTCTTGGACCAAGCCATACAGTTCGCTCGTCGAAGCCTGGTAGAACCGCACCGAATCCTGCATGCCTAGGATGCGAACCGCTTCCAGGATGCGCAGCGTACCGATGGCGTCCGAGTTGGCGGTGTATTCGGGTTCCTCGAAACTCACCTTGACGTGACTCTGGGCACCCAGGTTGTAGATCTCGTCCGGCTTGACCTCTTGGATGATGCGGATAAGCGAGGTCGAGTCGGTCAAGTCTCCGTAGTGAAGCCGCAACGGGGGGCCGTCATCGTGCCGGTCGTGATACAAATGGTCGATGCGCTGGGTGTTGAACAGCGACGTACGACGCTTGATTCCGTGCACGGCGTACCCCTTGTTCAGGAGCATCTCTGCCAGGTATGCGCCGTCCTGTCCGGTAATTCCAGTGATAAGAGCTGTCTTCATAGTCGTAAATCGCCGTTAAGCCATGGTGCGCTTGCCGATGGTGTGGTATTCCAGTCCCGAAGCCTCGGCTGCAGCGCGGATCACCGCGCGTCGTCCGTCAAAAAGAATCGGTTGCTTCATGCGTTTGGCGATGGCCGCCAGGTCGAGCGAGCGGAAGTCGTTCCATTCGGTCGCCAGGATGAGCGCATCTGCGCCGTCCACGGCGTCGTAGGCGTCCCGCGTATAGCGAATGTCGGGGAAAATCCGTTGGACATGGGTCATCGCGATCGGGTCGTAAACCTGCA
This genomic interval carries:
- a CDS encoding GDP-L-fucose synthase, with translation MRSSKKRDSRFIRVLKKDAKIFVAGHRGLVGSAIVRALRARGCTNIVTKTRQELDLESQSAVNDFLAAEKPDWIVMAAAKVGGIGANSTYPADFIGLNLVMECNLIWGAHLAEVPNFCFLGSSCIYPRETKQPIPEEALLTGKPEPTNAPYAVAKIAGLVMCESIRKQHGRNYFTCMPPNVYGPGDNYDLQTSHVLPALIRKFHEAKIAGNTPVTCWGTGSPRREFLFSDDVASAIVFLMDHDNVPDMVNIGVGTSISIRELAETVQRVIGHDGEIVWDSSKPDGFPEKTNDVGRLFGLGWRPQHSLEEGIGLAYQAYLELNALAR
- the gmd gene encoding GDP-mannose 4,6-dehydratase — protein: MKTALITGITGQDGAYLAEMLLNKGYAVHGIKRRTSLFNTQRIDHLYHDRHDDGPPLRLHYGDLTDSTSLIRIIQEVKPDEIYNLGAQSHVKVSFEEPEYTANSDAIGTLRILEAVRILGMQDSVRFYQASTSELYGLVQEIPQKETTPFYPRSPYAVAKMYGYWITVNYREAYGMYACNGILFNHESPLRGETFVTRKVTRAAARIAVGLQSKLYLGNLNALRDWGHARDYVEAMWLMLQQDVPDDFVVATGVQHSIRELCEVAFSQVGIELEWDGQDERETGRDRKTGNVVIAVDPAYYRPTEVETLLGDPTKAKIKLGWTPKVTFRGLIEEMVDADLETAKRDALVQKEGFKVYQSAEEGR